One Lujinxingia sediminis DNA window includes the following coding sequences:
- a CDS encoding Eco57I restriction-modification methylase domain-containing protein has protein sequence MMTGIEQGARSGAAKVSEAVRSGDVRGLAAAMGYEVVGVEVRGAALGAWGLWEGDLAGMEAMEVVGSGEGYRLMCLRGGSWERARAVMVKVAARCEGVALVWWWVCEERWVAAMVDGQGERRFVRRLELEVEALDEVGLSQWWALGPSEVVEGDVAGMGEAMRRHVREVLDQEGVTRAFFASFSKVLARLVATMQGGPEDAKLRHEVALGTLLRVVFLYFLQARGALDGDRRYVVRRLREGGEGSFYKRVLRPLFFGALNCPVAERGQEARGLGRLPFLNGGLFEATALERRFEGLDWPDAVWGEVVEGVFERHRFVAQWSSQGDLSPAVDPEMLGKVFEGLMYGGSRRTSGSFYTPREVVRRMVLEGLGGYLEDEVGLGREAARRALEGDVRGLGARERAGLRGALWRVRVLDPAVGTGAFLLEVLGVLRRVDGALDEAAGVVRTAGERYERMRRLIHEHLYGVDVQPTAVRLCELRLWLAMLTALEALPAEAMPALPNLTHRLCAGNSLLEPLDLARYRVRGEVRAWGEMGEVSREGLERLAQLEEAYTAAHGEEKRALKVAMEEAQRGVQREVLEGRRVQIAQELVRWEEVASATDLFGEEVGLDAGQRAVRERLEREHRAVAQALRDLQEGRREGLAFAYGESFGGVMGRGGFDLVVTNPPWVRATRQDRVVKGMYRARYRVGEPGLWAGAKEAGVEATFGAQVDLAAMFVERSLELLRPGGRVVALLPAKVLRSLNGAGLRRLLAEHEVEAIEDRSEAAEAMFEATTYPAVVRVKKVARSAAPKVSAGVEVAVWRGDEVRRFSREVGELGVWGQAAGEPWVLVDDPVLALFRRMQSVSVALGGSGLWEVRRGVMTGNNAAFLLDERATPRGGSETWAPYLRQAVGGRAIGEGEVKGGRTIIWPVDEEGRVMQRLPASLEAHFEGHRRALETRSDYREGQPLWQLYRLHEDVTGPKVMWSDLGQQLDAVASAGDEVPLNTVYYAGVSSEGEARALAAYLNSEAVRTVAYALGERARGEWRRHFAWVVRLLPVPLAFVEAVRAGEGLERWEEVGAFEEAFGLSGADVSVLRGYRCGEACAVVREVA, from the coding sequence ATGATGACGGGAATCGAGCAGGGAGCGCGGAGCGGTGCGGCGAAGGTATCGGAGGCTGTGAGAAGCGGGGATGTACGGGGGTTGGCCGCTGCGATGGGCTATGAGGTGGTGGGGGTTGAGGTGCGGGGCGCGGCGTTGGGGGCGTGGGGGTTGTGGGAGGGGGATCTGGCGGGCATGGAGGCGATGGAGGTGGTGGGGAGCGGGGAGGGGTATCGGCTGATGTGTCTGAGAGGGGGAAGCTGGGAGCGGGCGAGGGCGGTGATGGTGAAGGTGGCCGCGCGATGTGAGGGGGTGGCGCTTGTGTGGTGGTGGGTTTGTGAGGAGCGCTGGGTGGCGGCGATGGTCGATGGGCAGGGGGAGCGGCGTTTTGTGCGGCGGCTGGAGTTGGAGGTGGAAGCGCTTGATGAGGTGGGGCTATCGCAGTGGTGGGCGCTGGGGCCATCGGAGGTGGTGGAGGGGGATGTGGCGGGGATGGGTGAGGCGATGCGTCGGCATGTGCGGGAGGTGCTCGACCAGGAGGGGGTGACGCGGGCGTTTTTTGCGTCGTTTTCGAAGGTGCTGGCGCGTCTTGTAGCGACGATGCAGGGGGGGCCGGAGGATGCAAAACTTCGCCATGAGGTGGCGCTGGGGACGTTGCTGCGTGTGGTCTTTTTGTACTTTTTGCAGGCCCGCGGGGCGCTCGACGGGGATCGGCGTTATGTGGTGCGGCGACTTCGGGAGGGGGGAGAAGGGAGCTTTTATAAGCGCGTGCTGCGGCCGCTTTTTTTCGGGGCGCTGAACTGTCCGGTGGCCGAGCGAGGCCAGGAGGCCCGGGGGCTGGGGAGGTTGCCCTTTTTGAACGGGGGGCTTTTTGAGGCGACGGCGCTGGAGCGTCGTTTTGAGGGGCTGGACTGGCCGGATGCGGTGTGGGGGGAGGTTGTGGAGGGGGTGTTTGAGCGGCATCGCTTTGTGGCGCAGTGGAGCAGCCAGGGGGATCTGAGCCCGGCGGTGGATCCGGAGATGCTGGGCAAGGTTTTTGAGGGGTTGATGTATGGCGGGTCGCGGCGGACCTCGGGGAGCTTTTATACGCCCCGGGAGGTGGTTCGCCGGATGGTGTTGGAGGGGCTGGGGGGCTACCTGGAAGATGAGGTGGGGCTTGGCCGGGAGGCGGCACGTCGGGCGCTGGAGGGGGATGTGCGCGGGCTTGGTGCCCGGGAGCGCGCGGGCCTGAGGGGGGCATTGTGGCGGGTGCGGGTGTTGGACCCGGCGGTGGGAACCGGGGCGTTTTTGCTGGAGGTGTTAGGGGTGTTGCGTCGCGTGGACGGGGCACTTGATGAGGCCGCCGGGGTGGTGCGCACCGCCGGGGAGCGTTATGAGCGGATGCGACGGTTGATCCATGAGCATCTCTACGGGGTGGATGTGCAGCCCACCGCAGTGCGTTTATGTGAGCTGAGGCTGTGGCTGGCGATGTTGACGGCGCTGGAGGCGTTGCCGGCCGAGGCGATGCCGGCGCTTCCGAACCTGACGCATCGTTTGTGTGCGGGGAACTCGCTTTTGGAGCCGCTGGATCTGGCGCGGTATCGGGTGCGCGGAGAGGTGAGGGCGTGGGGGGAGATGGGGGAGGTGAGCCGGGAGGGGCTGGAGCGGCTGGCGCAGCTGGAGGAGGCGTATACGGCGGCGCATGGGGAGGAGAAGCGGGCGCTGAAGGTGGCGATGGAAGAGGCCCAGCGCGGGGTGCAGCGGGAGGTGCTGGAGGGGAGGCGTGTGCAGATTGCGCAGGAGCTTGTGCGCTGGGAGGAGGTCGCGTCCGCAACGGATCTCTTTGGCGAGGAGGTGGGACTCGACGCGGGGCAGCGGGCTGTGCGGGAGCGCCTGGAGCGGGAGCATCGGGCGGTAGCGCAGGCGTTGCGGGATCTGCAGGAGGGACGTCGGGAGGGGCTGGCGTTTGCGTACGGGGAGAGCTTTGGCGGCGTGATGGGGAGGGGGGGCTTTGACCTGGTGGTGACCAACCCGCCCTGGGTGCGTGCTACGCGCCAGGATCGGGTGGTGAAGGGGATGTACCGGGCGCGCTACCGGGTGGGAGAGCCGGGGCTGTGGGCCGGGGCGAAGGAGGCCGGGGTGGAGGCGACGTTTGGGGCGCAGGTCGATCTGGCGGCGATGTTTGTGGAGCGCTCTCTGGAGCTTTTGAGGCCGGGGGGACGGGTGGTGGCGTTGTTGCCGGCCAAAGTGTTGCGTTCGCTCAACGGGGCGGGGCTGCGCCGGCTTCTGGCCGAGCATGAGGTGGAGGCGATTGAGGATCGCTCGGAGGCGGCCGAGGCGATGTTTGAGGCGACGACCTATCCGGCGGTGGTGCGGGTGAAGAAGGTCGCTCGGAGTGCGGCGCCGAAGGTGTCTGCGGGGGTGGAGGTGGCGGTGTGGCGAGGCGATGAGGTGCGGCGTTTTAGCCGGGAGGTTGGCGAGCTGGGGGTGTGGGGGCAGGCGGCGGGGGAGCCCTGGGTGTTGGTGGATGACCCGGTTCTCGCGCTCTTTCGTCGGATGCAGAGCGTGTCGGTGGCGCTGGGGGGCAGCGGGTTGTGGGAAGTTCGCCGGGGGGTGATGACGGGCAACAACGCCGCATTTTTGCTGGATGAGCGCGCTACGCCCCGGGGGGGCAGTGAGACCTGGGCGCCCTATCTGCGTCAGGCGGTGGGGGGCCGGGCGATCGGGGAGGGGGAGGTGAAGGGAGGCCGGACGATCATCTGGCCGGTGGATGAAGAGGGCCGGGTGATGCAGCGGTTGCCGGCGTCGTTGGAGGCGCATTTTGAAGGCCATCGGCGCGCCCTGGAGACGCGCAGTGACTACCGGGAGGGGCAGCCTTTGTGGCAGCTGTACCGGCTGCATGAGGATGTGACGGGGCCGAAGGTGATGTGGTCGGATCTGGGGCAGCAGCTCGACGCGGTGGCCAGTGCGGGCGACGAGGTGCCGCTGAACACGGTGTATTACGCCGGGGTAAGTAGCGAGGGGGAGGCGCGGGCGCTGGCGGCGTATTTGAACTCGGAGGCGGTG
- a CDS encoding lysophospholipid acyltransferase family protein: MSTSNPIPPDISWARRIATTTAWFTLAVLMPITLPITLPLAALYGLFRHDRFSAARAILFLTYFFVLECSGLVVALIHWLRFHLLGLSSEGYELANRTVQRWWSRGLFWNALNLFDARVSVEGLDHLDNPHPAIVLCRHASTLDTMLPLGIASSPRIFAYVIKAELLADPALDYVAQRIPNVFVRRGTDNPEAEIQKILTLSQDHRDRFSLVLYPEGTRFSPAKRERLLEKFADDLERLPIAQSLTHTLPPLRDGALKLIEHTPDKDLVFIAHRGIDQVGSMAELFSGALTGAHLEVKIWRIPAAQVPRDPALIPDFLLEHWQSINDFVAETSPRLATN; encoded by the coding sequence ATGAGCACCTCCAACCCCATCCCCCCCGACATCTCCTGGGCTCGCCGCATCGCCACCACCACCGCCTGGTTCACCCTGGCCGTGCTCATGCCCATCACCCTGCCGATCACCCTTCCCCTGGCCGCCCTCTACGGCCTCTTTCGCCACGATCGCTTCTCGGCGGCCCGCGCCATCCTCTTCTTGACCTACTTCTTTGTGCTGGAGTGCTCCGGCCTTGTGGTCGCCCTCATCCACTGGCTGCGCTTTCATCTGCTGGGCCTCTCCTCCGAGGGTTACGAGTTGGCCAACCGCACCGTCCAACGATGGTGGTCGCGCGGGCTCTTCTGGAACGCCCTCAACCTCTTCGACGCCCGCGTCAGCGTCGAGGGCCTCGACCACCTCGATAATCCCCACCCGGCCATCGTGCTCTGCCGACACGCCTCCACCCTCGACACCATGCTCCCCTTAGGCATCGCATCGTCTCCCCGCATCTTCGCCTACGTCATCAAAGCGGAGCTTCTGGCCGACCCGGCCCTCGATTATGTCGCCCAGCGCATCCCCAACGTCTTTGTGCGCCGCGGCACCGACAACCCCGAGGCCGAGATCCAGAAGATCCTCACCCTGAGTCAGGACCACCGCGATCGTTTCTCGCTGGTCCTCTACCCCGAAGGCACCCGTTTTTCCCCCGCCAAGCGCGAGCGCCTGCTCGAAAAATTTGCTGACGATCTCGAGCGCCTCCCCATCGCGCAATCGCTCACCCACACGCTTCCCCCCTTGCGCGACGGCGCCCTCAAGCTCATTGAGCACACCCCCGATAAAGATCTCGTCTTCATCGCCCACCGCGGCATCGACCAGGTCGGCTCGATGGCCGAGCTCTTCTCAGGCGCGCTCACCGGTGCCCACCTCGAGGTCAAGATCTGGCGCATCCCGGCCGCTCAAGTCCCCCGCGACCCCGCCCTCATCCCCGACTTCCTGCTCGAACACTGGCAGAGCATCAACGACTTCGTCGCCGAAACATCTCCCCGACTCGCCACGAATTGA